A single genomic interval of Streptomyces graminofaciens harbors:
- a CDS encoding [protein-PII] uridylyltransferase, with protein MTSTDVRTDAEDSGPSGYAAARLRLLQEEARSGPPRRAALAELTDDWLTGLFDAGAGGLRGVSLIAVGGYGRGELSPRSDLDLLLLHDGADADAVAALADRLWYPVWDLGLALDHSVRTPAEARKTAGEDLKVQLGLLDARHIAGDLGLTAGLRTAVLADWRNQAPKRLPELQELCAERAERQGELQYLLEPDLKEARGGLRDATALRAVAASWLADAPREGLADARRRLLDVRDALHLTTGRATDRLALQEQDQVAAELGLLDADTLLRQVYEAARVISYASDVTWREVGRVLRSRAVRPRLRAMLGGGKPVAERSPLAEGVVEQDGEVVLARAAKPDRDPVLPLRAAAAAAQAGLPLSLHAVRRMAAAAKPLPTPWPAEAREQLVTLLGSGPPTIEVWEALEAEGLITRLLPDWERVRCRPQRNAVHIWTVDRHLIETAVRASELTRRVHRPDLLLVAALLHDIGKGWPGDHSVAGEIIAKDVAARIGFDREDVAVLSTLVRHHLLLVDTATRRDLEDPATVRSVAEAVGSQGTLELLHALTESDALATGPAAWSSWRASLVSDLVKRVSAVFAGDLPEEPEPDAPTAEEERLSIEAFRTGGPVLSLRAQTEAHTEEKDAKADPEPLGVELLIAVPDQKGVLPAVAGVLAMHRLTVRTAELRAHDLPDGVEGSVLLLNWRVAAEYGSLPQAARLRADLVRALDGSLDIAGRLAERDAAYPRRRGVVAPPPRVTVAGAASRHATVIEVRAQDAPGLLHRIGRALEDAGVRVRSAHVSTLGANAVDAFYVTSGDGVPLASGEAASVARKLEEMLRG; from the coding sequence GTGACGAGTACGGACGTACGTACGGATGCAGAGGACTCGGGACCCAGCGGCTACGCGGCGGCCCGGCTGCGCCTCCTCCAGGAGGAGGCGCGGTCCGGGCCGCCGCGCCGTGCCGCCCTCGCCGAGCTGACCGACGACTGGCTCACCGGCCTGTTCGACGCCGGAGCCGGTGGGCTGCGCGGGGTCTCGCTGATCGCCGTGGGCGGGTACGGGCGCGGGGAGCTGTCTCCGCGCAGCGACCTCGATCTGCTCCTCCTCCACGACGGCGCCGACGCGGACGCCGTCGCCGCCCTCGCCGACCGGCTCTGGTACCCCGTGTGGGACCTCGGCCTCGCGCTCGACCACTCCGTGCGCACTCCCGCCGAGGCCCGCAAGACAGCCGGTGAGGACCTCAAGGTGCAGTTGGGCCTGCTGGACGCCCGGCACATCGCAGGCGACCTCGGGCTCACCGCCGGGCTGCGCACCGCCGTCCTCGCCGACTGGCGCAACCAGGCGCCCAAACGCCTCCCCGAGCTCCAGGAGCTGTGCGCCGAGCGGGCCGAGCGGCAGGGGGAGCTGCAGTATCTGCTGGAGCCTGACCTCAAGGAGGCGCGCGGCGGACTGCGGGACGCCACCGCCCTGCGGGCAGTCGCCGCCTCCTGGCTCGCCGACGCCCCGCGCGAAGGGCTCGCCGACGCACGACGCCGGCTGCTCGACGTACGGGACGCGCTGCACCTCACCACCGGGCGCGCGACCGACCGGCTCGCGCTCCAGGAGCAGGACCAGGTCGCCGCCGAGCTGGGGCTGCTGGACGCGGACACCCTGCTGCGCCAGGTGTACGAAGCAGCGCGGGTCATCTCGTACGCCAGTGATGTGACCTGGCGTGAAGTGGGGCGTGTGCTGCGGTCGCGCGCCGTGCGGCCCCGGCTGCGCGCCATGCTGGGGGGCGGCAAGCCCGTCGCCGAGCGGTCGCCGCTGGCCGAGGGCGTGGTCGAGCAGGACGGGGAGGTCGTGCTCGCGCGCGCCGCCAAGCCCGACCGGGACCCCGTACTGCCGCTGCGCGCCGCCGCCGCTGCCGCGCAGGCCGGGCTGCCGCTGTCCCTGCATGCCGTACGCCGGATGGCGGCCGCCGCGAAGCCGCTGCCGACGCCGTGGCCCGCCGAGGCGCGCGAGCAGCTCGTCACCCTGCTGGGCTCCGGCCCGCCGACCATCGAGGTCTGGGAGGCGCTGGAGGCCGAGGGGCTCATCACCCGGCTGCTCCCCGACTGGGAGCGGGTCCGCTGTCGGCCGCAGCGCAACGCCGTGCACATCTGGACCGTCGACCGGCACCTCATCGAGACCGCCGTCCGCGCCTCCGAGCTGACCCGCCGCGTCCACCGCCCCGACCTGCTGCTCGTCGCCGCGCTGCTGCACGACATCGGCAAGGGCTGGCCCGGCGACCACTCCGTCGCCGGCGAGATCATCGCCAAGGACGTGGCCGCGCGCATCGGCTTCGACCGCGAGGACGTGGCGGTGCTCTCCACCCTCGTACGCCACCATCTGCTGCTCGTCGACACGGCGACCCGGCGTGATCTGGAGGATCCGGCGACCGTCCGGTCGGTGGCGGAGGCCGTCGGCTCGCAGGGCACGCTGGAACTGCTGCACGCGCTCACGGAGTCGGACGCGCTGGCCACCGGGCCCGCCGCCTGGTCGTCCTGGCGTGCCTCCCTCGTCTCCGACCTGGTCAAACGGGTCTCGGCGGTGTTCGCCGGGGATCTGCCCGAGGAGCCGGAGCCCGACGCGCCCACCGCCGAGGAGGAGCGGCTCTCCATCGAGGCGTTCCGCACGGGCGGGCCGGTGCTGTCGCTGCGGGCCCAGACCGAGGCGCACACCGAGGAGAAGGACGCCAAGGCCGACCCCGAGCCCCTCGGCGTGGAGCTCCTCATCGCCGTACCCGACCAGAAGGGCGTCCTGCCCGCGGTCGCCGGTGTCCTCGCCATGCACCGCCTCACCGTGCGCACCGCCGAACTGCGGGCGCACGACCTGCCGGACGGTGTCGAGGGCTCCGTACTGCTGCTGAACTGGCGTGTCGCCGCCGAGTACGGCTCCCTGCCCCAGGCGGCCCGCCTCCGCGCCGACCTCGTCCGCGCGCTCGACGGCTCGCTGGACATCGCCGGACGGCTCGCCGAGCGGGACGCGGCCTACCCCCGGCGTCGGGGCGTGGTCGCGCCCCCGCCGCGCGTCACCGTGGCCGGGGCTGCATCCCGGCACGCCACGGTCATCGAGGTCCGGGCCCAGGACGCGCCCGGCCTGCTGCACCGCATCGGGCGGGCGCTGGAGGACGCGGGCGTACGTGTGCGCAGCGCACACGTCAGCACTCTCGGCGCCAACGCCGTGGACGCCTTCTATGTGACGAGCGGCGACGGTGTGCCGCTCGCGAGCGGGGAGGCGGCGAGCGTGGCGCGGAAACTGGAGGAGATGCTGCGCGGCTGA
- the nsdA gene encoding transcriptional repressor NsdA translates to MGGNGGSGTNADKRPNELLGSWFVRSGWSKGELARQVNRRARQLGASHISTDTSRVRRWLDGENPREPIPRILSELFSERFGCVVAVEDLGLRAAHQSPSVSGIDLPWTGPQTVALISEFSRSDLMLARRGFLGTSLALSAGPSLIEPMQRWLVPTVPAPRSEPESPAAARRPGRLSKPELELLESTTEMFRQWDAQCGGGLRRKAVVGQLHEVTDLLQEPQPEATTRTLFKVAAELAELAGWMSYDIGLQPTAQKYFVLALHAAKEAGDKPLGSYILSSMSRQMIHLGRPDDALELIHLAQYGSRDCASPRTQSMLYAMEARAYANMGQPGKCKRAVRMAEDTFSDAEEWDDPDPDWIRFFNEAELHGENSHSYRDLAYVAGRSPTYASMAEPVMQRAVDLFATDTEHQRSYALNLIGMATVHLLRSEPEQGAALAKQAMDIARKVRSERVNTRIRKTVDTAVRDFGDLAAVVDLTDQLAVLLPETAEAV, encoded by the coding sequence GTGGGCGGCAACGGCGGAAGCGGTACGAACGCTGACAAGCGCCCGAACGAACTGCTGGGCTCGTGGTTCGTCCGCAGCGGCTGGTCCAAGGGCGAGCTCGCCCGCCAGGTGAACCGCAGGGCCCGTCAGCTCGGGGCCAGTCACATCTCCACGGACACCTCCCGTGTGCGCCGCTGGCTCGACGGGGAGAACCCGCGCGAGCCGATCCCGCGGATCCTGTCCGAGCTGTTCTCCGAGCGGTTCGGCTGTGTGGTGGCCGTGGAGGACCTGGGGCTGCGGGCCGCCCACCAGTCACCGTCCGTGTCCGGTATCGACCTGCCCTGGACGGGTCCGCAGACCGTGGCGCTGATCAGCGAGTTCTCGCGCAGCGACCTGATGCTGGCGCGGCGCGGCTTCCTCGGGACCTCGCTGGCCCTCTCCGCGGGCCCGTCCCTCATCGAGCCGATGCAGCGCTGGCTCGTCCCCACGGTTCCAGCCCCGCGTTCCGAGCCCGAGTCGCCCGCCGCCGCGCGGCGCCCGGGCCGACTGTCCAAACCCGAGCTGGAACTCCTCGAATCCACCACAGAGATGTTCCGCCAGTGGGACGCCCAGTGCGGCGGTGGCCTGCGCCGCAAGGCGGTCGTCGGCCAGCTGCACGAGGTGACCGACCTCCTCCAGGAGCCCCAGCCCGAGGCCACCACCCGCACGCTGTTCAAGGTCGCCGCCGAACTGGCCGAGCTGGCCGGCTGGATGAGCTACGACATCGGCCTCCAGCCCACCGCCCAGAAGTACTTCGTCCTCGCCCTGCACGCGGCGAAGGAGGCGGGCGACAAGCCCCTCGGTTCGTACATCCTCTCCAGCATGAGCCGCCAGATGATCCACCTCGGCCGGCCCGACGACGCGCTCGAACTGATCCACCTCGCCCAGTACGGCAGCCGTGACTGCGCGAGCCCGCGCACCCAGTCCATGCTGTATGCGATGGAGGCCCGCGCCTACGCCAACATGGGCCAGCCCGGCAAGTGCAAACGGGCCGTCCGGATGGCCGAGGACACCTTCTCCGACGCCGAGGAATGGGACGACCCGGACCCCGACTGGATCCGTTTCTTCAACGAGGCCGAGCTGCACGGCGAGAACAGCCACTCCTACCGCGACCTCGCCTATGTGGCCGGCCGCAGCCCCACCTACGCCTCCATGGCCGAGCCCGTGATGCAGCGCGCCGTCGACCTCTTCGCCACGGACACGGAGCACCAGCGGTCGTACGCACTGAACCTGATCGGCATGGCCACCGTGCATCTGCTGCGGAGCGAGCCCGAGCAGGGTGCGGCCCTGGCCAAGCAGGCCATGGACATCGCGAGGAAGGTCCGCTCCGAGCGCGTCAACACTCGTATCCGAAAAACGGTCGACACGGCCGTCCGTGATTTCGGCGATCTGGCCGCGGTCGTCGACCTCACCGACCAGCTCGCCGTCCTTCTCCCCGAAACCGCCGAAGCGGTCTGA
- a CDS encoding ammonium transporter: protein MAPAIMMAADKVELSPANTGFMLICSALVMLMTPGLAFFYGGMVRVKSTLNMLMMSFISLGIVTILWTLFGFSLAFGKDTGSLIGWNSDWIGLSGVDKGELWTSAGTTYNIPLLVFFVFQLMFAIITPALISGALADRVKFTAWALFITLWAVVVYFPVAHWVWGAGGWAFDLGVIDFAGGTAVHINAGAAALGVILVIGKRVGFKKDPMRPHSLPLVMLGAGLLWFGWFGFNAGSWLGNDDGVGSLMFVNTQVATAAAMLAWLIYEKIRHGAFTTLGAASGAVAGLVAITPSGGAVTPVGAIAVGAIAGLLCAMAVGLKYKLGYDDSLDVVGVHLVGGVVGSLLIGFFASGKGQSDVEGLFYGGGLTQFWKQCAGVFAVLAYSLIVSAILAFILDKTIGMRVSEDDEVAGIDQAEHAETAYDFSGAGGGAARTAVSSPVGAASKKVDA, encoded by the coding sequence ATGGCTCCAGCCATCATGATGGCGGCAGACAAAGTAGAGCTGTCGCCCGCCAACACAGGTTTCATGCTCATCTGCTCCGCCCTGGTGATGCTCATGACGCCGGGACTGGCCTTCTTCTACGGAGGCATGGTCCGCGTCAAGAGCACCCTGAACATGCTGATGATGAGCTTCATCAGCCTGGGGATCGTCACCATCCTGTGGACGCTGTTCGGCTTCTCGCTCGCCTTCGGCAAGGACACCGGCAGCCTCATCGGATGGAACTCCGACTGGATCGGCCTCAGCGGCGTCGACAAGGGCGAGCTGTGGACCTCGGCCGGGACGACGTACAACATCCCGCTGCTGGTCTTCTTCGTCTTCCAGCTGATGTTCGCGATCATCACGCCCGCCCTGATCAGCGGTGCGCTCGCGGACCGTGTGAAGTTCACCGCGTGGGCGCTGTTCATCACGCTGTGGGCCGTCGTCGTCTACTTCCCCGTCGCCCACTGGGTCTGGGGTGCGGGTGGCTGGGCCTTCGACCTCGGTGTGATCGACTTCGCCGGTGGTACGGCGGTCCACATCAACGCGGGTGCCGCGGCGCTCGGCGTGATCCTGGTCATCGGCAAGCGCGTCGGCTTCAAGAAGGACCCGATGCGCCCGCACAGCCTCCCGCTGGTCATGCTCGGCGCGGGCCTGCTGTGGTTCGGCTGGTTCGGCTTCAACGCCGGTTCGTGGCTCGGCAACGACGACGGCGTCGGCTCCCTGATGTTCGTCAACACGCAGGTCGCCACCGCCGCCGCCATGCTCGCCTGGCTCATCTACGAGAAGATCCGCCACGGCGCGTTCACCACCCTCGGTGCCGCCTCCGGCGCGGTCGCCGGTCTGGTCGCCATCACCCCGTCGGGTGGCGCTGTCACCCCGGTCGGCGCGATCGCCGTCGGCGCGATCGCCGGTCTGCTCTGTGCCATGGCCGTCGGTCTGAAGTACAAGCTCGGCTATGACGACTCGCTGGACGTCGTCGGTGTCCACCTCGTCGGTGGTGTCGTCGGCTCCCTGCTCATCGGCTTCTTCGCCAGCGGCAAGGGCCAGTCCGATGTCGAGGGCCTCTTCTACGGCGGCGGTCTGACGCAGTTCTGGAAGCAGTGCGCCGGTGTCTTCGCGGTCCTCGCCTACTCCCTGATCGTCTCCGCGATCCTCGCCTTCATCCTCGACAAGACCATCGGAATGCGGGTCTCCGAGGACGACGAGGTCGCCGGTATCGACCAGGCCGAGCACGCCGAGACCGCATACGACTTCAGCGGAGCGGGTGGCGGCGCCGCCCGGACCGCCGTCTCCAGCCCGGTCGGCGCCGCGAGCAAGAAGGTGGACGCATGA
- a CDS encoding bifunctional DNA primase/polymerase — MGFTIGGIREIRSGTRRRGRSSECTAVAEFTGLWGWDVVPGARAASGACSCGRTTCEAPGAHPLDFAPPVRAGATLDEVAGAWAEFPGASIMLPVGRSFDVIEVAESAGRHALVRLERMGLPLGPVIATPEGRAHFLVAPGAAAELPGLLYRMGWDDPSALDLRGLGPGSYVTAPPSDRGGLGPVRWLRSPALDSATKPPQARLLLGTLAYVAHRSRT; from the coding sequence ATGGGCTTCACGATCGGCGGCATTCGGGAGATTCGTTCCGGCACACGCAGGCGCGGCCGCTCCTCCGAGTGCACGGCCGTGGCCGAGTTCACCGGCCTCTGGGGGTGGGACGTCGTCCCCGGCGCGCGGGCGGCTTCGGGCGCGTGCTCGTGCGGCAGAACGACCTGCGAAGCGCCCGGCGCACATCCACTGGACTTCGCTCCCCCGGTACGCGCCGGGGCGACGCTCGACGAGGTGGCCGGGGCGTGGGCCGAGTTCCCCGGTGCCTCGATCATGCTGCCGGTGGGCCGTTCCTTCGACGTGATCGAGGTCGCCGAGTCGGCCGGCCGCCACGCACTCGTAAGGCTGGAGCGCATGGGCCTCCCCCTCGGCCCGGTCATCGCCACCCCCGAGGGCCGCGCCCACTTCCTCGTCGCCCCCGGCGCCGCTGCCGAGCTGCCCGGGCTGCTCTACCGCATGGGCTGGGACGACCCGTCCGCCCTGGACCTGCGCGGCCTGGGCCCCGGCTCGTACGTCACCGCCCCGCCCTCCGACCGCGGCGGCCTCGGCCCGGTCCGCTGGCTCCGCTCCCCCGCGCTGGACTCGGCGACCAAACCTCCGCAGGCGCGCCTGCTCCTCGGCACGCTGGCGTACGTGGCACACCGGTCACGGACGTAG
- a CDS encoding LLM class flavin-dependent oxidoreductase — protein MPVTVVRFNLVEPDATPSSLRARYRAAVEMAAYADEQGLGTVQTEEHHGVENNWLPSPFVFAGAVFGATRRIAVTVSAVIGPLHDPLRLAEDIAVLDLLSGGRLVTVAGIGYRPAEYERAGVDWKGRGRLQDELLETLLKAWTGEPFAYRGRTVRVTPRPGTEPHPLLLVGGSSKAAARRAARLGLPFFPSAHLPELESYYKERLVEYGTAGWTMMPAAETPLLHIAEDPDRAWAAYGGHFLHEARTYASWQSVGVRSAVRSGAATVEELRAEGVYRILTPDQCVALGLDNYVLHPLVGGMPVEEGWRGLRLFCERVLPRLDG, from the coding sequence ATGCCCGTCACGGTCGTCCGTTTCAACCTGGTCGAGCCCGACGCCACTCCCTCCTCTCTCCGGGCCCGCTACCGGGCCGCCGTCGAGATGGCCGCGTACGCCGATGAGCAGGGCCTCGGCACGGTGCAGACGGAGGAGCACCACGGGGTCGAGAACAACTGGCTGCCGTCGCCGTTCGTCTTCGCGGGGGCGGTGTTCGGGGCCACCCGGCGTATCGCGGTCACGGTGTCGGCGGTGATCGGCCCGCTGCACGACCCGCTGCGGCTGGCGGAGGACATCGCCGTGCTGGATCTGCTGAGCGGCGGCCGACTGGTGACGGTGGCCGGGATCGGATACCGGCCGGCGGAGTACGAGCGGGCCGGCGTCGACTGGAAGGGCCGGGGGCGGCTGCAGGACGAGCTGCTGGAGACCCTGCTGAAGGCGTGGACCGGTGAGCCTTTCGCCTACCGGGGCCGTACCGTCCGGGTCACCCCGCGCCCGGGCACCGAGCCGCATCCGCTGCTGCTGGTCGGCGGTTCGTCGAAGGCCGCGGCACGGCGGGCGGCGCGCCTCGGGCTCCCCTTCTTCCCCAGTGCGCATCTGCCCGAGCTGGAGTCGTACTACAAGGAGCGGCTCGTCGAGTACGGCACCGCGGGCTGGACGATGATGCCCGCCGCCGAGACCCCGCTGCTGCACATCGCCGAGGACCCGGACCGGGCGTGGGCCGCGTACGGCGGGCATTTCCTGCACGAGGCGCGGACGTACGCCTCCTGGCAGTCCGTCGGTGTGCGGTCGGCCGTGCGGTCGGGGGCCGCGACCGTGGAGGAGCTGCGGGCCGAGGGGGTGTACCGGATCCTCACGCCGGACCAGTGTGTGGCGCTGGGGCTCGACAACTACGTACTGCATCCGCTGGTGGGCGGGATGCCGGTGGAGGAGGGGTGGCGGGGGCTGCGGCTGTTCTGCGAGCGCGTGCTGCCCCGGCTCGACGGCTGA
- the ftsY gene encoding signal recognition particle-docking protein FtsY: protein MELILAVVIAVVVLGVLGGLVVGSRRKKPLPPAPPTTPDITAPPAEPHVGDEAETPRDEPRRTIEEVDLPDGSASAPVAEAEPLAPEAPAIEIPEPTAGRLVRLRARLSRSQNALGKGLLTLLSREHLDEDTWEEIEDTLLTADVGVQPTQELVERLRERVRVLGTRTPAELRALLREELLTILVPEFDRTVNTDSPLDTPGIVMVVGVNGTGKTTTTGKLARVLVADGKNVVLGAADTFRAAAADQLHTWGERVGARTVRGPEGGDPASVAFDAVKEGIEEGADVVLIDTAGRLHTKTGLMDELGKVKRVVEKHAPLDEILLVLDATTGQNGLVQARVFAEVVDITGIVLTKLDGTAKGGIVIAVQRELGVPVKLIGLGEGADDLAPFEPEAFVDALIGD from the coding sequence ATGGAACTCATCCTTGCTGTAGTCATCGCCGTGGTCGTGCTCGGCGTGCTGGGCGGGCTCGTCGTAGGCAGCCGCAGGAAGAAGCCGCTGCCCCCGGCGCCCCCCACGACACCCGACATCACCGCCCCTCCGGCCGAGCCGCACGTCGGCGACGAGGCCGAGACGCCGCGCGACGAACCGCGCAGAACGATCGAGGAGGTGGACCTCCCGGACGGCTCGGCGTCGGCACCCGTCGCCGAGGCGGAGCCCCTGGCCCCCGAGGCCCCCGCGATCGAGATCCCGGAGCCCACCGCCGGCCGGCTCGTACGGCTGCGCGCCCGGCTCTCCCGCTCGCAGAACGCGCTCGGCAAGGGGCTGCTCACGCTCCTCTCGCGCGAGCACCTCGACGAGGACACCTGGGAGGAGATCGAGGACACCCTCCTCACCGCCGACGTCGGCGTACAGCCCACCCAGGAACTGGTCGAGCGGCTGCGCGAACGCGTGAGGGTGCTCGGCACGCGGACCCCGGCCGAGCTGCGCGCCCTGCTGCGCGAGGAGCTGCTCACGATCCTCGTCCCCGAGTTCGACCGCACGGTCAACACCGACTCGCCGCTCGACACCCCGGGCATCGTCATGGTCGTCGGCGTCAACGGCACCGGCAAGACCACCACCACCGGCAAGCTCGCCCGCGTCCTCGTCGCCGACGGCAAGAACGTCGTCCTCGGCGCCGCCGACACCTTCCGCGCCGCCGCCGCCGACCAGCTGCACACCTGGGGCGAGCGCGTCGGCGCCCGTACCGTGCGCGGCCCCGAGGGCGGCGACCCGGCCTCCGTCGCCTTCGACGCCGTCAAGGAGGGCATCGAGGAGGGCGCCGACGTCGTCCTCATCGACACCGCGGGCCGGCTGCACACCAAGACCGGTCTCATGGACGAGCTCGGCAAGGTCAAGCGCGTCGTGGAGAAGCACGCGCCGCTGGACGAGATCCTGCTGGTCCTCGACGCCACCACCGGTCAGAACGGCCTGGTCCAGGCGCGCGTCTTCGCCGAGGTCGTCGACATCACCGGCATCGTGCTCACCAAGCTGGACGGCACCGCCAAGGGCGGCATCGTCATCGCCGTACAGCGTGAGCTGGGCGTACCGGTCAAGCTCATCGGCCTGGGAGAGGGCGCGGACGACCTCGCGCCGTTCGAGCCGGAGGCGTTCGTTGACGCCCTTATCGGAGACTGA
- a CDS encoding P-II family nitrogen regulator, with translation MKLITAVVKPHRLDEIKEALQAFGVHGLTVTEASGYGRQRGHTEVYRGAEYTVDLVPKIRIEVLAEDDDAEQLIDVIVKAARTGKIGDGKVWSLPVETAVRVRTGERGPDAL, from the coding sequence ATGAAGCTCATCACCGCCGTCGTGAAGCCGCACCGGCTCGACGAGATCAAGGAGGCCCTGCAGGCCTTCGGGGTGCACGGTCTTACGGTCACCGAGGCCAGTGGGTACGGTCGGCAGCGGGGACACACCGAGGTGTACCGCGGCGCCGAGTACACGGTCGACCTGGTTCCCAAGATCCGGATCGAGGTACTGGCCGAGGACGACGACGCCGAACAGCTGATCGACGTCATCGTCAAGGCCGCCCGCACCGGCAAGATCGGTGACGGCAAGGTCTGGTCCCTCCCGGTCGAGACGGCCGTACGGGTCCGGACCGGCGAGCGCGGCCCGGACGCGCTCTGA